One stretch of Desulfobacterales bacterium DNA includes these proteins:
- a CDS encoding ABC transporter ATP-binding protein, with amino-acid sequence MDNRFAVEIRCVSKILNPNSVAAVTALDDVSLSIQNNEFFTLLGPSGCGKTTLLRVISGLEHPSDGRILLDNEDITQLPPHRRPVNMVFQNYALFPHLSVAQNISFGLEMLNRKKHDIATIVEKMLHLVHMADLAPRSVSQLSGGQAQRVALARALAPGPRVLLLDEPLSALDRKLRKNMQVELKRLQHETGVTFIFVTHDQQEALTMSDRIAVMNQGRILQVGEPQEIYDHPIDRFVAGFVGESNFIEAEYTGQTGDHEALVKLASGTVVTVSLPEHAPSPGPVTLCLRPEHAHVVGSGKASALQGRLENIVYVGTDTYYHLRLNDSEKFTTRQQNRSGRRAEFKVGDHLGVVIQENAVQILQG; translated from the coding sequence GTGGATAACAGATTCGCTGTTGAAATACGCTGTGTTTCAAAAATTTTGAATCCCAATTCGGTCGCTGCCGTAACCGCCCTGGATGATGTTTCGCTTTCCATCCAAAACAATGAGTTTTTTACGCTCCTCGGACCGTCCGGCTGCGGCAAGACAACATTGCTGCGCGTGATCAGTGGCCTCGAGCACCCCTCCGATGGCCGGATTCTGCTGGACAACGAAGACATCACTCAGCTGCCACCCCACAGGCGGCCGGTCAATATGGTGTTTCAAAACTACGCTTTGTTTCCTCACCTTTCCGTGGCCCAAAATATATCTTTTGGGTTGGAAATGCTCAACAGAAAAAAACATGACATAGCAACAATCGTCGAAAAAATGTTACATCTGGTCCACATGGCAGATCTTGCTCCCCGTTCCGTATCGCAACTATCGGGTGGCCAAGCCCAAAGAGTGGCGCTTGCGCGTGCGCTAGCACCCGGGCCCAGGGTCCTGTTGCTGGATGAACCCTTGTCGGCGTTGGATCGCAAGCTGCGCAAGAATATGCAGGTCGAACTCAAACGCCTACAGCATGAAACAGGTGTCACCTTTATCTTCGTCACGCACGACCAGCAAGAAGCCCTGACGATGTCGGATCGGATTGCCGTCATGAACCAGGGCCGTATCCTGCAAGTCGGAGAACCGCAGGAAATCTACGATCACCCTATAGATCGATTTGTAGCCGGTTTTGTCGGTGAATCAAATTTTATTGAAGCCGAATACACCGGACAGACTGGCGATCATGAAGCCCTTGTCAAGCTGGCATCAGGAACGGTTGTGACGGTTTCACTGCCCGAGCATGCGCCTTCTCCAGGACCGGTGACGCTTTGTTTGCGGCCGGAACATGCGCATGTGGTCGGGAGCGGGAAAGCATCAGCGTTGCAAGGTCGACTGGAAAATATTGTCTATGTTGGGACAGACACCTATTATCATCTGCGCTTGAATGATTCAGAAAAATTCACAACCCGCCAACAGAACCGCTCCGGCCGTCGGGCCGAATTCAAGGTCGGCGATCACCTGGGGGTCGTCATCCAGGAGAATGCCGTCCAAATACTGCAAGGATGA
- the hcp gene encoding hydroxylamine reductase, which yields MFCYQCEQTAKGEGCTKIGVCGKQPDVAALQDLLNYVVKGLSQVAVEGRKVGVNDQATNRFTSKAIFSTLTNVDFDPERFVSLINEAVAKRDALKEKVQAAGGHTDFGEGPTTFELGSVTEALVAQGEKVGIHSDPDANTDIISLRELLIYGIRGMAAYADHAAILGQEDDCVYAFMQEGMAATLNKDLSVDDYIALVLKCGEVNLRTMELLDAANTGTYGHPVPTAVPLGAKAGKAILVSGHDLKDLEEILKQTEGKGINIYTHGEMLPCHGYPELKKHAHFYGHYGSAWQNQAKEFDAFPGAILMTTNCIQKPRDSYKDHIFTTGLVGWPGVQHIAGPDFTPVIEKALEMPGFSEDQNGKQVMVGFARNAVMGVADKVIEAVKSKAIRHFFLVGGCDGAKPGRDYYTQFVEQIPDDCVVLTLACGKFRFFDKDLGDIGGIPRLLDVGQCNDAYSAIKIATALADAFECEVNDLPLSMVLSWYEQKACVILLTLLYLGIKDIRLGPSLPAFISPNVLNVLVDKFNIMPVKTAQEDLQAILG from the coding sequence ATGTTTTGTTATCAATGTGAGCAAACTGCGAAAGGTGAAGGATGTACCAAAATCGGTGTGTGTGGCAAGCAGCCCGATGTTGCCGCCCTGCAGGATCTGTTAAACTATGTTGTCAAAGGGTTGTCTCAGGTGGCGGTCGAAGGACGCAAAGTCGGTGTTAACGATCAGGCGACCAATCGATTTACCAGCAAGGCCATTTTCTCGACTTTAACCAACGTCGATTTTGATCCCGAACGTTTTGTTAGCCTGATCAATGAAGCGGTGGCAAAGCGTGATGCCTTGAAAGAAAAGGTTCAGGCCGCGGGCGGACATACTGATTTTGGCGAAGGCCCCACGACCTTTGAGCTCGGTTCCGTTACTGAAGCGTTGGTGGCTCAGGGAGAAAAAGTGGGCATTCACTCGGATCCGGATGCCAACACTGATATTATCTCCTTGCGTGAATTGTTGATCTACGGCATCCGCGGAATGGCTGCCTATGCTGACCATGCCGCCATCTTGGGTCAGGAAGACGACTGTGTGTATGCCTTTATGCAGGAAGGAATGGCGGCGACCCTTAATAAGGATCTGAGCGTCGATGATTACATCGCACTGGTATTAAAATGTGGCGAAGTCAATTTGAGAACCATGGAGCTGCTGGATGCCGCCAACACAGGCACATACGGCCATCCGGTGCCCACGGCGGTGCCCCTGGGCGCCAAAGCCGGTAAAGCGATTCTGGTGTCTGGCCATGACCTTAAGGACCTGGAGGAGATTTTAAAACAAACCGAGGGCAAAGGCATTAATATTTACACCCACGGAGAGATGCTGCCCTGTCACGGATATCCAGAGCTTAAGAAACATGCTCATTTTTACGGCCATTACGGTAGCGCCTGGCAAAACCAGGCCAAAGAATTCGATGCCTTTCCCGGTGCGATCTTAATGACAACCAATTGCATCCAGAAACCCAGGGATTCATACAAGGACCACATTTTCACCACTGGGCTGGTGGGCTGGCCGGGCGTGCAGCACATTGCCGGCCCGGACTTCACCCCGGTTATCGAAAAGGCCCTTGAAATGCCCGGGTTCAGCGAGGATCAAAACGGCAAACAGGTTATGGTCGGGTTTGCCCGCAATGCGGTCATGGGTGTGGCCGACAAGGTCATCGAAGCAGTTAAAAGCAAGGCCATCCGTCATTTTTTCCTGGTGGGGGGCTGCGATGGCGCCAAACCCGGTCGGGATTATTACACCCAATTTGTCGAGCAAATTCCAGATGACTGCGTGGTCCTGACCCTGGCCTGCGGCAAGTTTCGGTTCTTTGACAAAGATTTGGGGGATATTGGCGGTATTCCGCGACTGCTTGATGTCGGGCAGTGCAACGATGCCTATTCGGCCATCAAGATCGCCACAGCGCTGGCCGATGCCTTCGAATGTGAAGTCAATGACCTGCCCCTGTCGATGGTTCTTTCCTGGTATGAGCAGAAAGCCTGCGTTATTTTGCTGACCCTGCTCTATCTAGGGATCAAAGATATCCGTCTGGGGCCCAGCCTGCCTGCGTTTATTTCGCCCAATGTCTTAAATGTGTTGGTGGACAAGTTCAACATCATGCCCGTTAAAACAGCGCAGGAAGACCTGCAGGCCATCCTGGGATAA